One window of the Vigna radiata var. radiata cultivar VC1973A chromosome 1, Vradiata_ver6, whole genome shotgun sequence genome contains the following:
- the LOC106769565 gene encoding DNA-directed RNA polymerases II and IV subunit 5A, which yields MVFSEEEVSRLFRIRKTVMQMLRDRGYLVEDFEINVSKHEFKSKYGERKDLFIHKSKKDNSNDRIYVFFPNEATFNVGILNIYYNFMASTKVWRAILVTQMSLNHYFRKCINGLSSIFYLEVFQEAELLVNIKEHILPEHQILPEAEKKTLVEKYTVKEIQIPRVQVTDPVARYYGLKRGQVVKIIRPNLQYFIMVDDY from the exons ATGGTGTTTTCTGAGGAAGAAGTTTCGAGGCTCTTCCGAATCAGGAAGACGGTGATGCAGATGCTGAGGGACAGAGGGTACCTTGTGGAAGACTTCGAAATCAACGTGTCCAAGCACGAGTTCAAATCCAAGTACGGCGAGCGCAAGGACCTCTTCATCCACAAGTCTAAGAAGGACAACTCCAACGATCGGATCTACGTCTTTTTCCCGAACGAGGCCACGTTCAACGTCGGTATCTTGAACATTTACTATAACTTTATGGCTTCTACAAAGGTCTGGAGAGCCATTCTCGTCACTCAGATGAGCCTCAACCACTACTTTAGAAAATGCATCAACGGATTGTCTTCCATATTTTACTTGGAGGTTTTTCAG GAGGCAGAGCTGTTGGTGAACATTAAAGAACATATTCTCCCTGAACATCAGATTCTCCCTGAGGCAGAGAAGAAAACTTTGGTTGAGAAATACACTGTGAAAGAAATCCAG ATACCTAGGGTTCAGGTGACTGATCCTGTTGCAAGATACTATGGATTGAAGCGAGGTCAGGTTGTCAAGATTATACGGCcaaatttacaatattttatcatGGTTGATGATTATTAG